A single Lactuca sativa cultivar Salinas chromosome 8, Lsat_Salinas_v11, whole genome shotgun sequence DNA region contains:
- the LOC111913755 gene encoding protein WHAT'S THIS FACTOR 1 homolog, chloroplastic has translation MLFHRHAISSHLNASRSSTAVRVWIQFTASISSLKVVWRRDQKLDQAIENDKAWRQCAKVVKEVLNEPGKVIPLRYLEKRRERLRLPVKIQTFLSRNPGLFDVYYDRIKPKTEPVKFLRFSDALQRVLDEEERIYLENEPLLVAKLCKLLMMSKDNVVNADKLLHVKREFGFPNDFLVNLVPKYPEYFKLNGSPGEGNSYLELVTWNPNFAKSVIEQRADDESESTGIKIRPSFNWKLPSGFLIRKEMREWIRDWMELPYISPYDDASDLDQASLEMEKRTVGVFHELLSLSLYKRIPVPILGKFTEEYRFSNAFSSVFTRHSGIFYMSLKGGIKTAMLREAYKGDELIDRDPLLEINDNFILLLAEGHKQRIEKLNLQKQADENNTTPNTGLPIVMHME, from the coding sequence ATGTTGTTTCATCGCCACGCTATTTCTTCTCATCTCAACGCATCTAGAAGCTCGACTGCAGTTAGGGTTTGGATTCAATTTACAGCTTCAATTTCGAGTCTCAAAGTAGTTTGGCGTAGAGACCAAAAGCTAGACCAAGCAATCGAGAACGATAAAGCGTGGAGGCAATGTGCAAAAGTTGTTAAAGAGGTGTTGAACGAACCTGGTAAAGTAATCCCTCTTCGATATTTGGAGAAACGTCGTGAACGATTACGACTTCCagtcaagatccaaacttttttATCTCGAAATCCAGGTCTTTTCGATGTCTATTATGATCGAATCAAACCCAAGACTGAACCTGTCAAGTTTTTAAGGTTTAGTGATGCGCTCCAACGCGTTTTAGATGAGGAGGAAAGGATTTATCTTGAAAACGAACCGTTACTTGTTGCTAAGTTGTGTAAATTATTGATGATGTCCAAAGACAATGTAGTTAACGCAGATAAATTGCTTCACGTGAAGAGGGAATTTGGTTTTCCTAATGATTTTTTGGTGAATTTGGTTCCCAAATATCCAGAGTATTTTAAATTAAACGGAAGTCCAGGAGAAGGAAATTCATATTTGGAATTGGTTACTTGGAACCCTAATTTTGCAAAATCAGTGATAGAACAAAGGGCCGATGATGAATCAGAGTCAACAGGCATAAAAATCCGACCATCTTTCAATTGGAAACTCCCATCAGGTTTTCTGATCAGGAAAGAAATGAGAGAATGGATTAGAGACTGGATGGAACTTCCATACATATCACCATATGACGATGCATCAGATTTAGATCAAGCATCTCTAGAAATGGAGAAGAGAACAGTGGGTGTTTTTCACGAATTACTCTCCTTGTCATTATACAAAAGAATCCCAGTACCAATATTAGGCAAATTTACAGAAGAATATAGATTTTCAAACGCATTCTCAAGTGTATTCACAAGGCATTCAGGAATCTTTTACATGTCACTTAAAGGTGGGATTAAAACAGCAATGTTGAGAGAAGCTTATAAGGGAGATGAGTTAATTGACAGAGACCCATTACTAGAAATCAATGATAATTTCATTTTGTTATTGGCTGAAGGACATAAACAGAGGATAGAAAAACTAAATCTTCAGAAACAAGCAGATGAAAACAATACTACACCAAACACAGGCCTCCCAATTGTCATGCATATGGAATGA
- the LOC111913756 gene encoding uncharacterized protein LOC111913756, with amino-acid sequence MVAMDTSNVHNLAVFTLFLVFHLVSSVPIPPFAPRPLCNFQLALANQACAYLPSWRLPPSPLSPPSPFPPVYPSSPPPPEYHRHRHRHVHSHMHEHGPDEQIHNQTRDHDRGHGHRRRHDHHHNHGHSHHRHRMSPVEQQCCKWLAQVDDECVCELLGRLPPFLARPVHEYTVRVAGSCNTTYTCGAQLRI; translated from the coding sequence ATGGTTGCTATGGACACTTCAAATGTTCATAACTTGGCAGTTTTTACATTATTTCTAGTATTTCACTTAGTTTCCAGTGTGCCAATTCCCCCTTTTGCCCCTCGCCCGCTCTGTAATTTCCAATTAGCCCTTGCAAATCAAGCGTGTGCGTATCTTCCATCATGGCGACTCCCTCCTTCTCCCCTCTCTCCTCCATCACCTTTCCCACCTGTTTACCCTTCTTCACCTCCTCCACCTGAATATCATAGACACAGACATAGACATGTTCATTCACACATGCATGAACATGGTCCTGATGAACAAATCCACAATCAAACTCGTGATCATGATCGTGGTCATGGTCATCGTAGACGACATGATCATCATCATAACCATGGTCATAGTCATCATAGACATAGAATGTCACCCGTAGAACAACAATGTTGTAAGTGGTTGGCACAGGTTGATGATGAGTGTGTTTGTGAGTTACTTGGTCGCTTGCCTCCATTTCTTGCTAGACCTGTTCATGAATACACCGTAAGAGTTGCAGGCTCTTGCAACACGACGTACACGTGTGGGGCCCAATTAAGGATTTAA
- the LOC111913731 gene encoding adenylate isopentenyltransferase 3, chloroplastic, protein MQITTKGMEKVVIVMGATGTGKSKLSIDLATQFQAEVINADKIQVYKGLDIVTNKITDEECNGVAHHLLGIVDPESDFTADNFARAALLAMKSIIQRGKMPIIAGGSNSFVEALVDDEKYEFKSRYDVCFLWVDVATVVHNQILAERVDRMVASGMVEEVRNMYNPNADYSKGIRRAIGVPEFDSYFRAEYSSSSDEKARAKLLEAAINETKINTCSLVNRQLEKIYRLTNVKGWKIHRLDATKVFQKKGKEADEAWAELVVGPALVIVSEFLYDQSQDFSDMGAGNLGSDIREVEKGTAVATATY, encoded by the exons ATGCAGATAACCACTAAAGGAATGGAAAAAGTGGTGATTGTGATGGGTGCAACAGGCACCGGAAAATCGAAACTTTCAATTGACCTTGCCACCCAGTTTCAGGCGGAGGTAATAAATGCAGACAAAATACAAGTCTATAAAGGATTAGATATTGTGACCAATAAAATCACCGATGAAGAATGCAATGGAGTGGCTCACCACCTCCTCGGAATTGTTGATCCAGAGTCTGATTTCACTGCTGATAACTTCGCAAGAGCAGCTTTACTGGCCATGAAATCCATCATCCAGAGAGGGAAGATGCCGATAATTGCTGGTGGATCAAACTCGTTTGTTGAAGCATTGGTGGACGATGAGAAATACGAGTTCAAATCAAG GTATGATGTTTGCTTCTTGTGGGTTGATGTCGCAACGGTGGTGCACAACCAAATTTTGGCGGAACGTGTTGACCGGATGGTGGCTTCTGGGATGGTGGAGGAAGTCAGAAACATGTATAACCCTAATGCCGATTACTCAAAAGGGATCCGTAGAGCAATCGGAGTGCCAGAATTCGACTCGTATTTCCGTGCTGAATATTCATCATCCTCAGATGAAAAAGCTCGCGCCAAATTACTAGAAGCGGCCATTAATGAAACAAAGATCAATACATGCAGTCTGGTTAACCGACAACTGGAAAAAATATACCGGCTAACAAATGTTAAAGGGTGGAAAATTCACCGTTTAGATGCCACCAAAGTCTTTCAGAAAAAAGGTAAAGAAGCCGATGAGGCATGGGCTGAGCTTGTTGTTGGGCCTGCTTTGGTGATTGTAAGTGAATTCTTGTACGATCAGTCTCAGGATTTTTCCGACATGGGGGCCGGTAACCTTGGCAGTGACATCCGAGAGGTTGAAAAGGGGACGGCGGTGGCAACTGCAACTTACTAG
- the LOC111913743 gene encoding adenylate isopentenyltransferase 3, chloroplastic-like: MYIIRTTMMVCQQAQAPVIQMTTGGMDLSVLRRRAQKEKVVVVMGSTGTGKSRLSIDLATQFQAEIINSDKIQVYEGLDIVTNKITEEECNGVPHHLLGIVDPDSDFTARNFVSTASMAMKSIVGRGKLPIIAGGSNSFIEALVDDENYDFRSRYDVCFLWVDVSMLVLHQFVADRVDRMVAAGMVEEVRNIYNPNADYSKGIRRAIGVPEFDSYFRAEYSSSSDEKTRAKLLEAAINETKINTCILAHRQLEKIHRLRNVKGWEIHRIDVTKVFQKKGREADEAWGELVTGPASVIVNEFLYNFGHSRGFAATADGRGRDFRVAETGSAMATAIYN; the protein is encoded by the exons ATGTACATCATAAGAACAACGATGATGGTATGCCAGCAAGCTCAAGCACCAGTGATTCAAATGACCACTGGAGGAATGGACTTATCAGTGCTCCGGCGACGTGCACAGAAGGAAAAAGTGGTGGTTGTAATGGGTTCCACCGGCACCGGAAAATCAAGACTTTCTATCGACCTGGCCACCCAGTTCCAAGCGGAGATAATTAACTCCGACAAAATACAAGTCTATGAAGGATTAGATATCGTCACCAATAAAATCACCGAGGAGGAATGCAACGGTGTACCTCACCACCTTCTCGGAATTGTTGATCCAGATTCGGATTTCACTGCAAGAAACTTCGTAAGCACGGCCTCAATGGCCATGAAATCGATCGTCGGGAGAGGCAAGCTGCCGATAATCGCCGGTGGTTCCAATTCGTTCATCGAAGCATTGGTGGACGATGAGAACTACGACTTCCGATCAAG GTATGACGTGTGCTTCTTGTGGGTTGACGTCTCAATGTTGGTGCTCCACCAATTTGTGGCGGACCGTGTAGACCGAATGGTGGCCGCCGGGATGGTGGAGGAGGTCAGAAACATTTACAACCCAAACGCAGATTATTCGAAAGGGATCCGCAGAGCAATTGGAGTGCCGGAATTTGACTCGTATTTTCGTGCTGAGTATTCATCATCCTCAGATGAAAAAACCCGCGCCAAATTACTAGAAGCAGCCATTAACGAAACAAAGATCAATACATGCATTCTGGCTCACCGGCAACTGGAAAAGATACACCGGCTTAGAAACGTTAAAGGGTGGGAAATTCACCGGATTGATGTCACCAAAGTTTTTCAGAAGAAAGGTAGAGAAGCCGATGAGGCGTGGGGGGAGCTGGTGACTGGACCTGCTTCAGTGATCGTGAATGAATTTCTATACAATTTCGGTCATTCCAGGGGTTTCGCCGCCACAGCTGACGGCCGTGGCAGAGATTTTAGAGTGGCTGAAACGGGGTCGGCGATGGCGACTGCAATTTATAACTAG